The Aeromicrobium sp. Leaf245 genome includes a region encoding these proteins:
- a CDS encoding MIP/aquaporin family protein, with protein MLTDIFLPEVMGTATLLLLGCGVVANVALAKTNGNAGGFLMVSFGWGLAVFAGVYVAYKSGAHINPAVTLGLVASGDDLGGNTAVKVLVYLAAQLLGAFLGATLCWLAYRDQFDAPESDPDDKLGVFCTAPQIARTSSNLITEIIGTFVLVFVIIAFGKTPTELGPLAVALLVVSIGASLGGPTGYAINPARDLGPRIAHFVLPIKDKRDSNWSYSWIPVVGPAIGGILGGLLAAAANYV; from the coding sequence GTGCTCACAGACATCTTCCTGCCCGAGGTCATGGGCACCGCCACGCTCCTGCTGCTCGGCTGCGGCGTCGTCGCGAACGTCGCGCTGGCCAAGACGAACGGCAACGCCGGCGGCTTCCTGATGGTCAGCTTCGGCTGGGGCCTGGCGGTGTTCGCCGGCGTCTACGTCGCCTACAAGTCCGGCGCGCACATCAACCCCGCCGTGACACTGGGTCTCGTCGCGTCCGGCGACGACCTCGGCGGCAACACCGCCGTCAAGGTGCTGGTGTACCTCGCCGCCCAGCTGCTCGGCGCCTTCCTCGGCGCCACGCTGTGCTGGCTGGCCTACCGCGACCAGTTCGACGCCCCGGAGAGCGATCCGGACGACAAGCTCGGCGTCTTCTGCACCGCACCGCAGATCGCGCGCACGTCCTCCAACCTCATCACCGAGATCATCGGCACCTTCGTCCTCGTGTTCGTGATCATCGCGTTCGGCAAGACGCCCACCGAGCTCGGCCCCCTGGCCGTCGCGCTGCTCGTCGTCAGCATCGGCGCCAGCCTCGGCGGTCCCACGGGCTACGCCATCAACCCGGCGCGCGACCTGGGCCCACGCATCGCCCACTTCGTGCTGCCGATCAAGGACAAGCGCGACAGCAACTGGTCCTACTCCTGGATCCCTGTCGTCGGACCCGCCATCGGTGGCATCCTCGGAGGCCTCCTGGCCGCCGCCGCGAACTACGTCTGA
- a CDS encoding HNH endonuclease signature motif containing protein: MTSTDSLLGLATDASRVLWRAEAAQAATVLAFVEGRRSDAVAAGRSAASAEDARQVAILEVAVELEVASGFVAHLVATTRTLTADLPTVWAAHSDGELDRAKARAIASARWRLHEVASVELLDESVVPYATTHTLSQLKGWLRRFVARVEAENVARRRREATAQRHVTITAMDDGMSLLQAFIPTHDALLIERKLSLAAKAQRADDPDDDRRLSQARADVLTDRLLGRTADAPGRGRFHVGITVSLATLLGLDDEPAVTGDGQHAIDPTLVRELATQPGTLFSRLLTDEAGGILDVTELGRFPTAPLRRALELVDGVCDIPTCDKPAEACDLDHQQPFDPDHPDRGPTTAGNLHPRCRPHHGLKTRGALPVDHDEDGTTRWHLPTRAVPGRTAFTRAWTRRTEPVVVLAEHYPATGAFEYVAA; the protein is encoded by the coding sequence ATGACCTCGACGGACTCTCTCCTCGGCCTCGCGACGGATGCGTCGCGGGTGCTGTGGCGGGCCGAGGCTGCGCAGGCTGCGACGGTGCTGGCGTTCGTGGAGGGTCGTCGGTCCGACGCGGTCGCGGCCGGGCGGAGCGCTGCTTCGGCCGAGGACGCCCGCCAGGTCGCGATCCTGGAGGTCGCGGTCGAGCTCGAGGTCGCGTCGGGATTCGTCGCGCACCTGGTCGCGACGACCAGGACCCTCACGGCGGACCTGCCGACGGTGTGGGCCGCCCACAGCGACGGTGAGCTCGATCGGGCGAAGGCCCGCGCGATCGCCTCGGCCCGGTGGCGCCTGCACGAGGTCGCGTCGGTGGAGCTGCTCGACGAGTCCGTGGTCCCCTACGCCACGACCCACACGCTGTCCCAGCTCAAGGGCTGGCTGCGCCGGTTCGTGGCACGGGTCGAGGCCGAGAACGTTGCACGGCGCCGCCGCGAGGCGACCGCCCAGCGCCACGTGACCATCACGGCGATGGACGACGGGATGAGCCTGCTCCAGGCGTTCATCCCGACCCACGACGCCCTGCTGATCGAGCGCAAGCTGTCCCTGGCCGCCAAAGCGCAACGTGCCGACGACCCCGACGACGACCGACGGTTGTCCCAGGCCCGCGCCGACGTCCTGACCGACCGGCTCCTGGGTCGCACCGCGGACGCCCCCGGCCGGGGCCGGTTCCACGTCGGGATCACCGTCTCCCTGGCCACCCTGCTGGGCCTGGACGACGAACCCGCCGTCACCGGCGACGGCCAGCACGCCATCGACCCCACACTGGTCCGCGAGCTCGCCACGCAGCCCGGCACGCTGTTCAGTCGCCTCCTGACCGACGAGGCCGGCGGCATCCTCGACGTCACCGAGCTCGGCCGCTTCCCCACCGCCCCACTCCGCCGCGCCCTCGAGCTCGTCGACGGCGTCTGCGACATCCCCACCTGCGACAAACCAGCAGAAGCGTGCGACCTCGACCACCAGCAACCCTTCGACCCCGACCACCCAGACCGCGGACCCACCACCGCAGGCAACCTCCACCCACGATGTCGCCCCCACCACGGACTCAAGACCCGCGGAGCACTCCCCGTCGACCACGACGAGGACGGCACCACCCGATGGCACCTGCCCACACGCGCCGTGCCCGGACGCACCGCCTTCACCCGCGCCTGGACGAGGAGGACCGAACCCGTCGTCGTGCTCGCCGAGCACTACCCAGCCACGGGGGCCTTCGAGTACGTCGCCGCCTGA
- a CDS encoding transglutaminase family protein, with protein sequence MSQSPAAFLDATEFLDIEHAAVREFTAASIEGARTDREKSVRLFTAVRDQIWYDPYSASEDPAHYRASFVLEAGRAYCVPKAVLLTAVCRAAGIPARLGFADVRNHLQTDSLRSLMSGSDLFVYHGYSSLFIDGRWVKATPAFNTELCARFGVPPVEFDGEHDALMHAFTADGTQHMEYVQDRGVFDDLPLTDILTELRRSYGSLMVASAERVTDEFTDPPATSASSDDSSRPLDSPADRR encoded by the coding sequence ATGAGTCAGTCGCCGGCAGCCTTTCTCGACGCGACGGAGTTCCTCGATATCGAGCACGCAGCTGTCCGCGAGTTCACTGCAGCTTCGATCGAGGGCGCGAGAACCGACCGTGAGAAGTCGGTTCGCCTCTTCACCGCAGTCCGCGATCAGATTTGGTACGACCCCTACTCGGCGTCGGAAGACCCTGCTCACTACCGAGCGAGCTTCGTCCTAGAAGCAGGGCGTGCCTATTGCGTTCCGAAGGCGGTGCTGCTGACCGCGGTGTGCCGGGCCGCCGGGATCCCGGCTCGGCTTGGCTTCGCCGACGTCCGTAATCATCTGCAGACTGACTCGCTGCGCAGCCTCATGAGCGGGTCGGACTTGTTCGTCTATCACGGTTACAGTTCACTGTTCATCGACGGCAGGTGGGTCAAGGCGACGCCGGCGTTCAACACCGAGCTGTGCGCCCGATTCGGAGTTCCCCCGGTCGAGTTCGACGGCGAGCACGACGCGCTGATGCACGCCTTCACCGCCGATGGAACCCAGCACATGGAGTACGTCCAGGATCGCGGCGTCTTCGACGACCTGCCGCTGACCGACATCCTGACGGAGCTTCGTCGTTCCTACGGGTCGCTGATGGTCGCCTCCGCGGAGCGCGTGACGGATGAGTTCACCGATCCTCCAGCCACGAGCGCGTCGTCCGATGACAGTTCACGTCCTCTTGACTCGCCGGCAGATCGCCGATGA
- a CDS encoding BtrH N-terminal domain-containing protein: protein MSDTALIQDYPHQMGGHCGSGALRDLLHWNGLGWEGPPREGLVFALGGALGLSYVRSSGLMPPVYLVGRGSDFEVDLPVRLGGKVKVLTTDDPEEGWTWVRDEVDAGRPSLVWGDIAELPYLRVKLQMSRHDIVVIGYDERQRVAYVVDNDRADVQEVPLEALARARSSKSFPEPTRHCTYRITWPEVLPELSEVAAEAFQQSASRMSHPSGPGIIDLAAAGHGAEGLAGVALLASDVQTWVDLPADELEVLLFSLSAFVEKAGTGGGLFRRLLADGCEDVARLTGDAATADLAEAASRCAQAWTQTARAAVQRDVDTRARAEAVAEAASALPDLEAKVVESLEAAAESLAAADR from the coding sequence ATGTCAGACACCGCGCTCATCCAGGACTACCCCCACCAGATGGGCGGCCACTGTGGCTCTGGTGCTCTGCGCGACCTGCTGCACTGGAACGGGCTGGGATGGGAGGGCCCGCCACGCGAGGGCCTGGTCTTTGCGCTCGGCGGTGCTCTGGGTTTGTCGTACGTGCGATCGAGTGGCCTGATGCCTCCGGTCTACCTGGTGGGTCGGGGCTCAGACTTCGAGGTCGATCTCCCCGTGCGCCTGGGAGGGAAGGTCAAGGTCCTGACGACGGACGATCCCGAGGAGGGATGGACGTGGGTCCGCGACGAGGTCGACGCCGGCCGTCCCAGTCTTGTCTGGGGTGACATTGCCGAGCTCCCGTACCTGCGGGTCAAGCTCCAGATGAGCCGTCACGACATCGTGGTGATCGGCTACGACGAACGCCAGCGCGTGGCGTATGTGGTGGACAACGACCGGGCCGACGTTCAAGAAGTCCCACTCGAGGCCCTGGCGCGTGCGCGGTCGTCGAAGTCCTTCCCTGAGCCGACGCGCCACTGCACGTACCGGATCACTTGGCCTGAAGTGCTGCCCGAGCTTTCGGAGGTCGCGGCCGAAGCGTTCCAGCAGTCCGCATCGCGGATGAGCCACCCGTCGGGTCCGGGGATCATCGATCTCGCGGCGGCAGGCCACGGCGCCGAAGGCCTCGCCGGGGTGGCGCTGCTGGCCTCCGATGTGCAGACCTGGGTCGACCTTCCGGCCGACGAGCTCGAGGTGCTGCTGTTCAGCCTGAGCGCGTTCGTCGAGAAGGCCGGGACCGGGGGCGGACTGTTCCGCCGCTTGCTCGCCGACGGTTGTGAGGACGTCGCCCGATTGACCGGAGACGCTGCAACCGCTGACCTTGCCGAAGCGGCCAGCCGGTGCGCGCAGGCGTGGACGCAGACTGCGCGCGCCGCAGTGCAGCGCGACGTCGACACCCGAGCTCGCGCCGAGGCGGTCGCCGAGGCAGCCAGCGCCTTGCCCGACCTCGAGGCGAAGGTGGTCGAGTCACTGGAAGCGGCCGCCGAATCCTTGGCGGCTGCGGATCGTTGA